A region of Burkholderiales bacterium JOSHI_001 DNA encodes the following proteins:
- a CDS encoding hypothetical protein (PFAM: Activator of Hsp90 ATPase homolog 1-like protein) produces the protein MSDPTTSSPASHELVLTRLIDAPRDKLFRCWTEPALILQWFTPPPWKTVAAEVDLRAGGANVITMQGPDGTRVPNCGVYLEVVPNERLVFTDAYTSAWVPSGKPFMTGILSFEDEDGKTRYTARVRHWSAEDCAAHEKMGFHAGWGVATDQLAALAATL, from the coding sequence ATGTCAGACCCTACAACGTCAAGCCCGGCCTCCCATGAACTTGTGCTGACGCGGCTGATCGACGCGCCGCGGGACAAGCTGTTCCGGTGCTGGACCGAACCCGCGCTGATCCTGCAATGGTTCACGCCGCCGCCCTGGAAGACGGTGGCGGCCGAGGTCGACCTGCGCGCGGGCGGCGCCAATGTCATCACCATGCAGGGCCCGGACGGCACGCGGGTGCCTAACTGTGGCGTGTACCTGGAGGTCGTGCCCAACGAACGCCTGGTCTTCACCGACGCCTACACCTCGGCCTGGGTGCCTTCTGGCAAGCCCTTCATGACCGGCATCCTGAGCTTCGAGGACGAGGATGGCAAGACGCGCTACACCGCCCGTGTGCGCCACTGGTCGGCCGAGGACTGCGCTGCCCACGAGAAGATGGGCTTCCATGCCGGGTGGGGCGTGGCCACCGACCAACTCGCGGCCTTGGCCGCGACGCTGTGA
- a CDS encoding putative ABC-type transport system, periplasmic component/surface lipoprotein (PFAM: Basic membrane protein) produces the protein MTRSQWNRRQWIGHAGAAAAGLATSGWGGLALAQKPISVGFIYVGPRDDYGYNQAHAEAVALVKKMAGIKVVEEENVPETNAVQKTMQGMIAQDGATLLFPTSFGYFDPHMLAVAAKSPDVRFAHCGGLWNAAKHPKNTGSFFGYIDEAQYLNGVVAGHVTKSKKLGFVAAKPIPQVLRNINAFTMGARSVQPDITTTVIFTGDWSMPVKEAEATNSLADQGVDVFTMHVDGPKVIVETAAKRGKFVCGYHASQAKLAPQAYLTGAEWNWVSAYQQIIDAARTGKPHPNFVRGGLKEGFVKSSPYGSSVPEAARKQAEAVRAEMLKGSFDIFKGGLKDNTGKVVIPAGKVFKQTDIELENMNYLVEGVIGKV, from the coding sequence ATGACGCGTTCGCAGTGGAATCGCCGGCAATGGATCGGCCATGCGGGGGCCGCCGCCGCCGGCCTGGCCACCTCGGGCTGGGGCGGGCTGGCCCTGGCCCAGAAGCCCATCAGTGTGGGCTTCATCTACGTTGGTCCGCGCGACGACTACGGCTACAACCAGGCCCATGCCGAGGCGGTGGCGCTGGTGAAGAAGATGGCCGGCATCAAGGTGGTCGAAGAAGAGAACGTGCCCGAGACCAACGCGGTGCAGAAGACCATGCAGGGCATGATCGCGCAGGACGGCGCGACGCTGCTGTTCCCCACGTCCTTCGGCTACTTCGACCCCCACATGCTGGCCGTGGCGGCCAAGAGCCCCGACGTTCGCTTCGCCCATTGCGGCGGGCTTTGGAATGCGGCCAAGCACCCCAAGAACACCGGCAGCTTCTTCGGCTACATCGACGAGGCGCAGTACCTCAACGGCGTGGTCGCGGGCCATGTCACCAAGAGCAAGAAGCTGGGCTTCGTGGCAGCCAAGCCCATCCCGCAGGTGCTGCGCAACATCAACGCCTTCACCATGGGCGCGCGCTCGGTGCAGCCCGACATCACCACCACCGTCATCTTCACCGGCGACTGGAGCATGCCCGTGAAAGAGGCCGAAGCCACCAACAGCCTGGCCGACCAGGGTGTGGACGTGTTCACCATGCATGTGGATGGCCCGAAGGTCATCGTCGAGACGGCGGCCAAACGCGGCAAGTTCGTCTGCGGCTACCACGCCAGCCAGGCCAAGCTGGCGCCGCAGGCCTACCTGACGGGTGCCGAATGGAACTGGGTCTCGGCCTACCAGCAGATCATCGACGCCGCACGCACCGGCAAGCCGCACCCGAACTTCGTGCGCGGTGGCCTGAAGGAAGGTTTCGTCAAGAGCAGCCCCTACGGGTCGTCGGTGCCCGAGGCCGCGCGCAAGCAGGCCGAAGCCGTTCGTGCCGAGATGCTCAAGGGCAGCTTCGACATCTTCAAGGGCGGGCTGAAGGACAACACCGGCAAGGTGGTGATCCCGGCCGGCAAGGTGTTCAAGCAGACCGACATCGAGCTGGAGAACATGAACTACCTGGTCGAAGGCGTGATCGGCAAGGTCTGA
- a CDS encoding hypothetical protein (PFAM: Protein of unknown function (DUF1428)), which produces MNYVDGFVTPVPVANRQAYVEHAEKVAALFREHGALSVVECWGDDVPDGKLTSFPLAVKREAGEAVVLSWITWPSRAVRDEGWKQLMADPRMQSGALPMPFDGKRLIYGGFEVLLQR; this is translated from the coding sequence ATGAACTACGTCGACGGATTCGTCACCCCGGTGCCGGTCGCCAACCGGCAGGCCTATGTGGAGCACGCCGAGAAGGTGGCGGCCTTGTTCAGGGAGCACGGCGCACTGAGCGTCGTGGAATGTTGGGGCGACGATGTGCCCGATGGCAAGCTGACCTCCTTTCCCCTGGCCGTGAAGCGCGAGGCCGGCGAAGCCGTGGTGCTCTCGTGGATCACCTGGCCCTCGCGCGCGGTGCGCGACGAAGGCTGGAAGCAGCTGATGGCCGACCCCCGCATGCAATCGGGTGCGCTGCCGATGCCCTTCGACGGCAAGCGGCTGATCTACGGCGGCTTCGAGGTGCTTCTGCAGCGCTAG
- a CDS encoding acetyl-CoA hydrolase (PFAM: Acetyl-CoA hydrolase/transferase N-terminal domain), giving the protein MSVQDQYRSKRMSAADAVGVVRHGDFIVVPTGVGEPPALLTALSERRLDLRDVKVGQILAVRKYAYIDPQTVDHVRHVAFFYGGATRAGGQAGWIDFIPNCFSELPSQIERGLIPSDVVFTMASPMDEHGYFAISLAADYTMAAIAKARAVVLEVNPNVPFAFGDCHVHISQVAALTESSEPVFEVGLPKIGPVQQAIGKYVADLIEDGSTLQIGYGGIPDAVVMQLTSKRDLGIHTEMIGDGILTLVECGAVTNRRKNHLPGKMVATFALGSSKLYRFMDRNPALEIHPVNFTNDPSLAGLNDKLVAINATLQIDLLGQCGSESLGATPYSGTGGQSDFVRAANRSRGGKAFIVLPSTAKDDTLSRIVPTLAAGTHVTTSKNDIDHVVTEFGVARLRGKSAGQRAAELIAIAHPQFRDELTAQARRMRLL; this is encoded by the coding sequence ATGTCCGTTCAAGACCAGTACCGAAGCAAGAGAATGTCAGCCGCCGACGCCGTGGGGGTGGTGCGCCATGGCGACTTCATCGTCGTACCCACCGGGGTTGGCGAGCCGCCGGCGCTGCTGACGGCGCTGTCCGAGCGCCGACTGGACTTGCGCGACGTCAAGGTGGGGCAGATCCTGGCGGTGCGCAAATACGCCTACATCGACCCGCAGACGGTCGATCATGTGCGCCATGTGGCTTTCTTCTACGGCGGCGCCACCCGCGCCGGCGGGCAGGCGGGCTGGATCGATTTCATCCCCAACTGCTTTTCCGAACTGCCGAGCCAGATCGAGCGCGGGCTGATCCCGTCCGATGTCGTGTTCACGATGGCCTCGCCGATGGACGAACATGGCTACTTCGCCATCAGCCTGGCGGCCGACTACACCATGGCCGCCATCGCCAAGGCGCGCGCCGTCGTGCTGGAGGTGAACCCCAACGTGCCCTTCGCCTTTGGCGACTGCCATGTGCACATTTCGCAGGTGGCCGCACTGACCGAAAGCAGCGAGCCGGTGTTCGAGGTCGGCCTGCCGAAGATCGGCCCTGTGCAGCAGGCCATCGGCAAGTACGTGGCCGACCTGATCGAGGACGGCTCGACGCTGCAGATCGGCTACGGCGGCATCCCGGACGCGGTGGTGATGCAGCTGACCAGCAAGCGCGACCTGGGCATCCACACCGAGATGATCGGCGACGGCATCCTGACGCTGGTGGAGTGTGGCGCCGTCACGAACCGGCGCAAGAACCACCTGCCGGGCAAGATGGTGGCCACCTTCGCCCTGGGCTCCAGCAAGCTTTACCGCTTCATGGACCGAAACCCGGCGCTCGAAATCCACCCGGTGAATTTCACCAACGATCCGTCGCTGGCGGGGCTGAACGACAAGCTGGTGGCGATCAACGCCACCCTGCAGATCGACCTGCTGGGCCAGTGCGGTTCCGAAAGCCTAGGGGCCACGCCGTATTCCGGCACCGGCGGGCAGTCCGACTTCGTGCGCGCCGCCAACCGCTCGCGCGGCGGCAAGGCCTTCATCGTGCTGCCGTCCACCGCTAAGGACGACACGCTGTCGCGGATCGTGCCGACGCTGGCGGCGGGAACGCACGTCACCACCAGCAAGAACGACATTGACCACGTCGTCACCGAATTTGGCGTGGCACGCCTGCGCGGCAAGTCGGCGGGGCAGCGGGCGGCCGAGTTGATCGCGATTGCGCATCCACAGTTCCGCGACGAGTTGACGGCCCAGGCCAGGCGGATGCGCCTGCTCTGA
- a CDS encoding hypothetical protein (PFAM: CYTH domain; CHAD domain), which yields MAVPEPSEFEVKFAVPAASRAQVAAEVSRGAGFQGRRSLTAMYLDTPDGRLAAAGLAWRLRRESRRWVQTLKARSGAALLRIEHEVPCATPTPDATRHAGTPAGERLLALLHTAQRDGLQVEVRFRTEVRRSTRVIRTRGAVVELAFDEGQIVAGPLQRRVRELEFECLSGSRTAMLDLARRWQQRFGLLLDPLSKSERGSLLANGQLHPPVRKAALPRFAAGAPAGVAFAAVLDECLDQVLRNAAGLCDGAREQRVEHVHQLRVGLRRLRSALRSFRGWVQAPPPPLVDGLQALFTELGRTRDNDMMAGSVAADLAAAGGPPWPARPATQGRPPAVLLRAPPTQGLLLDWLRWQATDRDTQGGMDPASKSLPPSDHLRRRARKRLRAWHKRLAQQAQAFDTLDETSLHALRKRIKRQRYAVEFLAPLLPRRALTRDLPQLTRAQARMGELHDLFVLQAHCQTGATAAPAARFALTWLAERIAEARAGSRTAVHALSGAEPPLP from the coding sequence ATGGCCGTGCCTGAACCCAGCGAATTCGAAGTCAAGTTCGCCGTGCCCGCGGCGTCGCGCGCCCAGGTCGCCGCCGAAGTGAGCCGCGGCGCCGGCTTTCAGGGGCGCCGCAGCCTGACCGCGATGTACCTGGACACGCCCGACGGCCGCCTGGCCGCGGCGGGCCTGGCCTGGCGCCTGCGCCGCGAGAGCCGGCGCTGGGTGCAGACCCTGAAAGCCCGCAGCGGCGCTGCGTTGCTGCGCATCGAGCACGAAGTGCCCTGCGCCACACCCACGCCGGACGCCACGCGGCATGCAGGCACCCCGGCGGGTGAACGGCTGCTGGCCCTGCTGCACACGGCCCAGCGCGACGGGCTGCAGGTCGAGGTGCGCTTTCGCACCGAGGTACGGCGTTCCACACGCGTCATCCGCACCCGCGGTGCCGTGGTGGAACTGGCCTTCGACGAAGGACAGATCGTCGCCGGCCCGCTGCAACGGCGCGTGCGGGAACTGGAGTTCGAATGCCTTTCGGGCTCGCGCACCGCGATGCTGGACCTGGCCCGGCGCTGGCAACAGCGCTTCGGCCTGCTGCTGGACCCGCTCAGCAAGTCCGAACGCGGCAGCCTGCTGGCCAACGGCCAGCTGCACCCCCCAGTGCGCAAGGCCGCCCTGCCCCGCTTTGCCGCCGGTGCGCCAGCCGGAGTGGCCTTCGCGGCGGTGCTGGACGAATGCCTGGACCAGGTGCTGCGCAACGCCGCCGGCCTGTGCGATGGTGCGCGCGAACAGCGTGTTGAGCACGTGCACCAGCTGCGCGTGGGCCTGCGCCGGTTGCGCAGCGCACTTCGCAGCTTTCGTGGCTGGGTGCAGGCGCCACCGCCACCGCTGGTCGATGGCCTGCAGGCCCTGTTCACCGAACTGGGCCGGACGCGCGACAACGACATGATGGCCGGGAGTGTGGCCGCCGACCTGGCCGCAGCGGGGGGCCCCCCTTGGCCCGCGCGCCCGGCCACCCAAGGCCGGCCGCCTGCCGTGTTGCTGCGTGCGCCACCGACCCAGGGCCTGCTGCTGGACTGGCTGCGCTGGCAGGCCACCGATCGCGACACCCAGGGTGGCATGGACCCGGCGTCGAAATCCCTGCCGCCGTCCGATCACTTGCGCCGCCGCGCCCGCAAGCGCCTGCGCGCCTGGCACAAGCGCCTGGCGCAACAGGCCCAGGCCTTCGACACGCTGGATGAAACCTCGCTGCACGCGCTGCGCAAGCGCATCAAACGCCAGCGCTACGCGGTGGAATTCCTGGCCCCGCTGCTGCCACGCCGCGCCCTCACGCGCGACCTGCCGCAGCTGACCCGGGCCCAGGCCCGCATGGGCGAGCTCCACGACCTGTTCGTGCTGCAGGCCCACTGCCAAACCGGTGCGACCGCGGCGCCAGCGGCCAGGTTTGCGCTGACTTGGCTGGCCGAGCGCATTGCCGAGGCCAGGGCGGGCAGCCGCACGGCCGTGCACGCACTGTCCGGCGCCGAACCGCCGCTGCCCTGA
- a CDS encoding glutathione S-transferase (PFAM: Glutathione S-transferase, N-terminal domain; Glutathione S-transferase, C-terminal domain) — MYRLHYHPSNASFTPHVLLREVGAPFELLLVDREQGAHKRPDYLKLNPNGTIPVLEDGPLVLYETAAIALHLADRHPAAQLAPPLQTAARAHFYKWMVWLTNTLQPRLMHCFYPDRLVEDQTAAAQVKRRAEADVLALLQQLDDQLAAHPGPWLLGTDHSAADPFAFMLCRWTRNFSGRKARDFTHIAPWLQRMLQRPAVQAAFEAEVTVAPYF; from the coding sequence ATGTACAGGCTGCACTACCACCCCAGCAACGCCAGCTTCACGCCGCACGTCCTGCTGCGCGAGGTGGGCGCGCCCTTTGAACTGCTGCTGGTCGATCGCGAGCAAGGTGCCCACAAGCGCCCGGACTACCTGAAGCTCAACCCCAATGGCACGATCCCGGTGCTGGAGGACGGCCCGCTGGTGCTGTATGAAACAGCCGCCATTGCCTTGCACCTGGCCGACCGCCACCCGGCCGCCCAACTGGCGCCGCCGCTGCAAACTGCGGCGCGCGCGCACTTCTACAAATGGATGGTCTGGCTGACCAACACCTTGCAGCCGCGGCTGATGCACTGTTTCTACCCCGACCGCCTGGTGGAAGACCAGACCGCTGCCGCGCAGGTGAAGCGCCGCGCCGAGGCCGACGTGCTGGCCTTGTTGCAGCAATTGGACGATCAACTGGCGGCGCACCCCGGCCCCTGGCTGCTGGGCACCGACCACAGTGCGGCGGACCCGTTTGCCTTCATGCTGTGCCGCTGGACGCGCAATTTCAGCGGCCGAAAGGCGCGCGACTTCACCCACATCGCGCCATGGCTGCAGCGCATGCTGCAGCGGCCTGCGGTGCAGGCCGCCTTCGAGGCCGAGGTCACGGTGGCGCCGTACTTCTAG